Proteins from a genomic interval of Bacteroidales bacterium:
- a CDS encoding toll/interleukin-1 receptor domain-containing protein, with the protein MKSKLFISYSHKDSDFKDSFISHIKLLERQGKLFQWHDQMIDSGDEWKQSILDNINSANIIILLISVNFINSDFCWGIEMEIAMKRHENKEARVIPIILRPCDWHTAPFGILKALPIDGKPIITWNIIDEGWLNVVNGIKCLIF; encoded by the coding sequence ATGAAAAGTAAATTATTTATAAGTTATTCTCATAAGGACAGCGACTTTAAAGACTCCTTTATCTCGCATATTAAATTACTTGAACGTCAAGGAAAATTATTTCAATGGCATGATCAAATGATTGATTCAGGAGATGAATGGAAACAATCCATTTTGGATAATATAAATTCTGCAAATATTATTATCTTACTAATTAGTGTAAATTTTATTAATTCTGATTTTTGCTGGGGTATTGAAATGGAAATTGCGATGAAGAGGCATGAAAATAAAGAAGCAAGAGTAATTCCTATTATTCTTAGACCGTGTGATTGGCATACTGCACCGTTTGGTATATTAAAGGCATTACCAATTGATGGCAAACCAATTATTACTTGGAATATTATTGATGAAGGGTGGTTAAATGTTGTTAATGGGATTAAATGCTTAATATTTTAA
- a CDS encoding tetratricopeptide repeat protein, translating into MDLLKNKSSSINLFFHCHSSERCFLNDDELLGYLSGLKLQGINVNSENDIKPGDEEIKTIIRFIEESRILVLIVSQFWLDSDFVTTHLFPIIEKKFKDNKLEIIPVLAYNCSIDDSSWFRRLNFFPPYGLSIYSDFNDHGRKNNLYKSIREEIVKRANFIREIYSPSDLLNIKSKKTEIEELIKIGQNKLARFYLESLLRTKVSEDEDTTCSLLIETGKCQQKTGAQTAAYQNYINAFNIAKKNNNKTFLSLSLSCIGNIFKEQGNLREAIKYYEKSLALIDITNIIAKCNLKINLGSTYRRIGNFDLATTLISESTIGLRELAIYEKNEDEKNKINRHLGIALGSLSSCNISSNDYISALKHAEEGLSLSLKYDNLRGIGYAKHRIAQVYLALKFPVKALPLLKEASNIAKEADEIREIFSISLSIGQCYFQLGQIEDAERFFFSAMMDGVSTSDFFRIAQSHEWIATMRSKNGQETYYYYEVAKRLYKLVEAKWWAEKIELLISSKEKNLDDNKNIEIRKRVSFYIDDLLSKNIITREYFEYEAIAKIITP; encoded by the coding sequence ATGGATCTATTAAAAAACAAATCAAGTAGTATTAATTTATTTTTTCATTGTCATTCATCGGAAAGATGTTTTTTAAATGATGATGAACTACTTGGTTATCTTTCAGGACTTAAACTTCAAGGAATCAATGTAAATTCTGAGAATGATATTAAACCGGGAGATGAGGAGATTAAGACTATAATCAGATTTATTGAAGAATCAAGAATTTTAGTTTTAATTGTTAGTCAGTTTTGGTTGGATTCAGATTTTGTTACGACACATCTATTTCCAATAATAGAAAAAAAGTTTAAAGATAATAAACTTGAAATAATTCCTGTTTTAGCTTATAATTGTAGCATTGATGATTCTTCTTGGTTCAGAAGATTAAATTTTTTTCCACCTTATGGATTAAGTATATATAGTGATTTTAATGATCATGGTCGAAAAAATAATTTATACAAATCTATTAGAGAGGAAATTGTTAAACGTGCAAATTTTATTCGAGAAATTTACTCGCCTTCTGATTTGTTAAATATAAAATCAAAAAAAACAGAAATAGAGGAACTTATAAAAATTGGACAAAATAAACTTGCAAGGTTTTATCTGGAAAGTTTACTACGAACAAAAGTCAGCGAAGATGAAGATACAACATGTTCCTTATTAATAGAGACTGGTAAATGTCAACAAAAAACTGGAGCACAAACGGCTGCTTATCAGAATTATATTAACGCATTCAATATTGCAAAGAAGAATAACAATAAAACATTTTTGTCCTTATCTTTAAGTTGCATTGGAAATATTTTTAAAGAACAAGGTAATCTGCGTGAAGCAATTAAATATTATGAAAAATCTTTAGCACTTATTGACATAACTAATATCATAGCCAAATGTAATTTAAAAATAAATTTGGGCTCTACTTATAGGAGAATTGGCAACTTTGACTTGGCGACAACTTTGATTTCAGAATCTACAATAGGATTAAGAGAACTTGCTATATATGAAAAAAATGAAGATGAAAAGAATAAAATTAATCGACATCTAGGAATAGCATTAGGAAGCCTTTCTAGTTGTAATATATCTTCAAATGACTATATATCTGCACTTAAACATGCAGAAGAAGGATTGTCACTTTCATTGAAATATGATAACTTAAGAGGTATTGGTTATGCAAAACATAGAATTGCGCAAGTTTATCTTGCTTTAAAATTTCCAGTTAAAGCTCTGCCTTTGCTAAAAGAAGCTTCAAACATAGCTAAGGAAGCAGATGAAATTCGAGAAATCTTTTCAATTTCATTAAGTATTGGTCAGTGTTATTTTCAATTGGGACAAATTGAAGATGCAGAAAGATTCTTTTTTTCTGCAATGATGGATGGTGTTTCCACTTCAGATTTTTTTCGAATTGCCCAAAGTCATGAGTGGATTGCCACTATGAGAAGTAAGAATGGTCAAGAAACATACTATTATTATGAAGTGGCTAAACGTCTTTATAAATTGGTTGAGGCAAAATGGTGGGCTGAAAAAATTGAGCTTTTAATTAGCTCCAAAGAGAAGAATCTCGATGATAATAAAAATATTGAAATTCGAAAAAGGGTGTCATTTTATATTGATGACCTACTTTCAAAGAATATTATTACAAGAGAATATTTTGAATATGAGGCAATTGCAAAAATTATTACACCGTAA
- a CDS encoding radical SAM protein — protein sequence MNDLSRAHFSEIKHLFCSTSLLCNKSCGYCYLPSKSRKNKYSIPLNELVKYLLIFKKLNVGYVTLVGGEPALLENFNIITQTISDLGFNLIVHTNGSLSKEQLFHLTKLRVVYISFSLDSLDPKINDTNRFKGATEEVIRKIDETSSFNLPIRISTVITKENMNDIYPLVRFAETKNINLINIHRLEILNHQTENVKNISLSPEEWITQFKDWLTVAKETKIFLRAPISFMPLKYVLEIKNKNIDCPSKYYDTFNLFPSGNVYRCPLLVNENIFAWNIKNQNILSESPKDKSLFEENKDCNGMCPIIIKRYNTQYKEFFPVCPFIKTTLNPLGGVSNGVWDEIVFDFI from the coding sequence ATGAATGATCTATCGCGAGCACATTTTAGTGAAATAAAGCATCTGTTTTGTAGTACATCCCTTTTGTGTAACAAATCTTGCGGTTATTGTTATTTACCAAGTAAGAGTAGGAAAAACAAATATTCCATTCCATTAAATGAGTTGGTAAAATATCTCCTTATTTTTAAAAAATTAAATGTTGGATATGTTACTCTTGTTGGTGGAGAACCCGCCTTATTAGAGAATTTTAATATTATTACGCAAACAATCTCAGATTTGGGATTCAATTTAATAGTTCATACTAATGGTTCACTTTCTAAGGAACAATTGTTTCATTTGACCAAACTAAGAGTTGTATATATATCTTTTAGTTTAGACTCATTAGACCCAAAAATAAATGATACAAATAGATTCAAAGGAGCAACTGAAGAAGTTATAAGGAAAATAGATGAAACTTCATCTTTTAATTTACCAATACGAATTTCAACAGTTATTACTAAAGAAAATATGAATGACATCTACCCTTTAGTAAGGTTTGCAGAGACTAAAAATATTAACTTAATAAATATTCATAGACTTGAAATTCTTAATCATCAAACGGAAAATGTTAAAAATATTTCTTTATCTCCCGAAGAATGGATTACTCAATTTAAAGATTGGCTTACAGTTGCAAAAGAGACAAAAATATTTTTAAGAGCACCGATAAGTTTTATGCCTTTAAAATATGTGCTAGAAATTAAAAATAAAAACATAGATTGTCCTTCAAAGTATTATGATACATTTAATTTATTCCCTTCCGGCAATGTTTACCGATGCCCTCTTCTGGTAAATGAAAATATTTTTGCATGGAACATTAAAAATCAAAACATATTAAGTGAATCACCCAAAGATAAGTCCCTGTTTGAAGAAAATAAGGATTGCAATGGGATGTGCCCAATTATTATCAAAAGATATAATACTCAATATAAAGAATTTTTTCCCGTTTGCCCATTTATTAAAACAACTTTAAATCCTCTTGGTGGTGTTAGTAATGGTGTGTGGGATGAAATTGTATTTGATTTTATTTAA
- a CDS encoding helix-hairpin-helix domain-containing protein, with product MQKVWSQGVGVDPQQLISDIIEDMSSKTDQEIDYTPIVEDLMYLFENPLNINQCSIEDLSKLAFLSDFQVKSLWDYIQTNGNLLSIYELQLIFGFEREDIQRIAPFIKLGNPNDLEPLKYLLRNGRHEVSVKSSTILENQAGYKNPSTPEASRYLGSKYSLYTRYGFQAKDRIAFGLIVEKDAGEQFFKGANQKGFDYLSGYFTLSKVGVIKKLVVGDFDAEFGQGLTFWSNLSAGKSSNPLGIRKRPRGLVKHSSANENIFLRGAGVTIPIKKFDFTIFGSYKKIDASPEDTLIDGQKYFTSLPQSGLHRTPKELLSKGALDELIAGGNISYKGRKINGGITISHVRIDGGFRVDSSLYKLYSPSPIGRTNIGFNLQRYIKNHLLFGEAAIEPKTSEHAVLIGGLFKLSPLVEFSVLGRSYTRGYTNIYTSAFAEGSGAYNEKGIFTGITLFPIKRLTLSGYVDIFSFPWLKYRVNAPSTGHEYLVQSEYRFSATLTGQIRYRLKRAEQNYIAECDRMVVVIPQISQSARVQLTYAPDKRLMLRSRFDFTEFSNDSTGRERGYALSQDIGYTHPKYPISVSFRFAIFDTDSWNTRIYSYESDMLYTFSVPAYSSKGIRTYIMLAYSPTNRIDCWLRWSQTYYSDVKEIGQGLDLINSNQKNDFRVMVRVRF from the coding sequence ATGCAAAAGGTTTGGTCACAGGGCGTTGGGGTTGATCCGCAGCAGCTGATATCCGATATTATTGAGGATATGTCATCAAAAACGGATCAGGAGATTGATTATACTCCAATTGTTGAGGATTTGATGTACCTGTTCGAAAATCCACTAAACATTAACCAGTGCAGCATCGAGGATCTATCCAAATTGGCATTTCTCTCCGATTTTCAGGTAAAGAGCCTTTGGGATTATATTCAAACAAACGGAAATTTATTGAGTATTTACGAGCTACAGCTGATATTTGGTTTTGAGCGTGAGGATATACAACGAATTGCCCCATTCATTAAACTGGGTAACCCTAACGATTTAGAGCCGCTTAAATATCTTTTAAGAAATGGAAGACACGAGGTAAGTGTAAAATCAAGCACAATCCTCGAAAATCAGGCTGGTTATAAAAACCCTTCAACACCCGAAGCATCAAGATACTTGGGAAGTAAATATTCCCTTTACACTCGCTATGGTTTTCAGGCCAAGGATAGAATAGCGTTTGGGTTGATAGTGGAGAAGGATGCAGGAGAGCAATTCTTTAAGGGCGCAAATCAGAAAGGATTCGATTACCTATCGGGCTATTTTACCCTTTCAAAAGTTGGGGTGATAAAAAAACTCGTTGTTGGCGATTTTGATGCCGAATTTGGGCAAGGATTAACGTTTTGGAGCAATCTGTCTGCCGGGAAATCATCCAACCCTCTAGGCATACGAAAACGACCCCGTGGGCTGGTAAAGCACTCCTCGGCGAATGAAAATATATTTCTGAGAGGTGCTGGTGTGACTATTCCAATAAAAAAGTTTGATTTTACAATCTTCGGTTCATACAAAAAAATTGATGCAAGCCCTGAGGATACTCTAATTGATGGTCAAAAATACTTCACCTCGTTACCCCAATCGGGGTTGCACCGAACCCCAAAGGAGTTATTGAGCAAGGGCGCACTGGACGAGCTGATTGCCGGAGGTAACATATCCTACAAAGGGCGAAAGATAAATGGCGGAATAACCATCTCGCATGTTAGGATTGATGGTGGCTTTAGGGTTGATAGTTCACTGTACAAACTCTACAGCCCATCGCCCATAGGCAGAACAAATATTGGCTTCAACCTCCAGCGATACATTAAAAATCACCTCCTCTTTGGCGAAGCAGCCATAGAACCAAAAACCTCTGAACACGCTGTACTTATTGGTGGGCTGTTTAAACTATCACCATTAGTAGAATTCTCGGTACTTGGCAGGAGCTACACCCGAGGCTATACAAATATCTACACATCAGCATTTGCCGAGGGCAGCGGGGCATACAACGAGAAGGGGATATTCACAGGCATTACACTGTTTCCAATTAAACGGTTAACCCTATCGGGGTATGTTGATATTTTCTCGTTCCCATGGCTGAAGTATAGGGTAAATGCGCCCTCCACAGGGCACGAGTACCTAGTACAATCCGAATATCGCTTTAGCGCAACGCTTACAGGGCAGATACGCTATAGATTAAAGAGAGCGGAGCAGAACTATATCGCAGAATGCGATAGGATGGTGGTTGTTATTCCCCAAATCTCACAATCCGCAAGGGTTCAGTTAACCTACGCTCCCGATAAGCGGCTAATGCTTCGGAGTCGCTTCGATTTCACAGAATTTAGTAACGATAGCACAGGTCGTGAACGTGGCTATGCCCTTTCGCAGGATATTGGCTACACCCACCCCAAATACCCAATTTCCGTATCGTTTCGGTTTGCAATATTCGATACCGACTCGTGGAACACCCGAATTTACAGCTACGAGAGCGATATGCTCTACACCTTCTCCGTTCCTGCCTATTCCTCCAAGGGGATCCGCACCTACATAATGCTGGCCTATAGCCCAACAAACCGCATTGATTGCTGGCTCCGTTGGTCACAAACCTACTACTCCGACGTTAAAGAGATAGGCCAAGGCCTTGACCTAATCAACAGCAACCAAAAGAATGATTTTAGGGTGATGGTAAGGGTGAGGTTTTAG
- the purE gene encoding 5-(carboxyamino)imidazole ribonucleotide mutase: protein MNPKVSIIMGSASDLSIMEEAAKILNEMKIPFEMNALSAHRTPDQVLDFARNAHTRGIKVIIAGAGGAAHLPGVIAALTPLPVIGVPVKSSNSIDGWDSILSILQMPSGIPVATVALDCARNAGILAIQIIGTGEPEVQKQMIEFKQSLAKKVISANQELSKVKFEYKVN, encoded by the coding sequence ATGAATCCTAAAGTAAGCATAATTATGGGTAGTGCATCCGACTTATCTATTATGGAAGAGGCTGCAAAGATACTGAATGAGATGAAGATTCCATTTGAGATGAATGCCCTATCGGCACACCGCACACCCGATCAGGTTTTGGATTTTGCCCGCAATGCTCATACCCGTGGAATTAAAGTGATAATTGCTGGAGCAGGCGGAGCCGCTCACCTTCCAGGTGTTATTGCCGCATTAACTCCACTTCCAGTAATTGGAGTACCTGTTAAATCGTCAAATTCGATTGATGGTTGGGATTCAATCCTCTCTATTCTCCAGATGCCATCAGGAATTCCAGTGGCAACGGTAGCTCTAGATTGTGCTCGCAATGCGGGTATTCTTGCCATCCAAATTATTGGAACTGGCGAACCCGAGGTTCAAAAGCAAATGATTGAGTTCAAGCAAAGTCTTGCAAAAAAGGTAATATCTGCAAATCAGGAATTATCTAAAGTTAAGTTTGAGTATAAAGTGAATTAG
- a CDS encoding transposase, whose protein sequence is MKVQFDLEQGKLDIWIDFERGSSFYYQNKENGIEGSYKAYDTVKKIWQHLNFFQYQYYLPAWEPRVRVEKGNVRLVQTPWEGISSSFTLLFEALILELVKQMPIHQASKLMSTYDQKVWNMLQLYTWTCRDLEDYSQVTSIGVDETSARKGHDYATLFIDLKEKRTLFVTLGRDHEVVEAFMKTLSCIRAHLKA, encoded by the coding sequence ATGAAAGTACAATTTGATTTAGAGCAAGGCAAACTGGACATCTGGATAGATTTTGAGCGGGGATCATCATTCTATTACCAAAACAAAGAGAACGGCATTGAAGGCAGCTATAAAGCCTACGATACCGTGAAAAAAATCTGGCAACACTTAAACTTCTTCCAGTACCAGTATTACCTACCCGCATGGGAGCCGCGAGTTAGGGTTGAAAAAGGGAATGTACGCTTGGTTCAAACACCATGGGAGGGCATAAGTAGCAGTTTTACCCTTTTATTCGAAGCCCTTATCCTTGAGCTGGTCAAGCAAATGCCCATCCACCAAGCAAGCAAACTCATGAGCACTTACGATCAGAAGGTATGGAACATGCTGCAGCTGTATACCTGGACGTGCCGTGATCTGGAGGACTACTCTCAGGTAACCAGCATCGGTGTTGACGAGACATCGGCTCGCAAGGGTCATGATTACGCTACGCTCTTCATAGACCTTAAAGAGAAGAGAACGCTCTTTGTCACCCTGGGGAGAGATCATGAGGTGGTTGAAGCGTTCATGAAGACCTTAAGCTGCATAAGGGCACACCTGAAAGCATAA
- a CDS encoding GNAT family N-acetyltransferase, which yields MAKSFIDKDFLSQLTFEPLNPNNWMKFVQLFGAKGACGNCWCMYYRLKKVDFVEGKTDEGNKEAMKKLVMENKPTGILGFYDGQPIAWCAFAPREHFLKLEKSRVHKRIDNNSVWSIPCFFIDKKFRRNGISVELLKGVIKYAKENGVKIIEAYPTIPTKEGLPDSFAWIGLYKSFERAGFEIVDRTSKNRPMVRYYTDKQ from the coding sequence ATGGCAAAATCATTTATTGATAAAGATTTTTTGAGTCAATTAACATTCGAACCTTTAAACCCCAATAATTGGATGAAGTTTGTTCAACTTTTTGGGGCAAAGGGGGCTTGTGGGAATTGTTGGTGCATGTATTATCGCCTTAAAAAGGTGGATTTTGTTGAGGGAAAAACGGATGAAGGGAATAAAGAGGCGATGAAAAAACTTGTGATGGAAAATAAACCAACAGGAATCCTTGGCTTTTACGACGGACAACCAATTGCATGGTGCGCATTTGCTCCCAGAGAACACTTTTTAAAACTCGAAAAGTCACGAGTTCATAAACGTATCGACAATAATTCCGTTTGGTCAATACCCTGCTTTTTTATTGATAAAAAATTTAGGCGAAATGGCATTTCAGTTGAACTTTTGAAAGGCGTTATAAAGTATGCCAAAGAGAATGGTGTTAAAATTATAGAGGCATATCCAACTATTCCAACTAAAGAAGGTCTTCCCGATTCATTTGCATGGATCGGATTATATAAATCCTTTGAACGTGCAGGTTTTGAGATTGTAGATAGAACATCTAAAAACAGACCAATGGTTCGCTATTATACAGATAAGCAATAA
- a CDS encoding cytochrome d ubiquinol oxidase subunit II gives MDSTYIILQHYWWFIVSLLGALLVFLLFVQGGQTLIYTLGKNESERTMLVNALGRKWEFTFTTLVTFGGAFFASFPLFYSTSFGGAYWVWIAILFCFIIQAISYEYRTKPNNFLGQRTFEVFLFINGLLGTILLGTAVATFFTGSLFSVTKMNLTNIGNPVISSWQTPWHGLEAALNLHNLSLGLAVFFLARVLAILYFMNSVSSESIFSRAKKQLLINTIPFLVFFLTFVIWLILRNGFAVDPTNGNVSMESFKYLHNLLAMPIVLAVFLTGVLLVLWGIFKSLVANYTKGIWFSGIGTVLTVLGIFLVAGYNNTAYYPSTFNLQNSLTIYNSSSSKFTLTVMSFVSLLVPFVLAYIWHTWRLINGKKIDADEMKNEGHVY, from the coding sequence ATAGATAGTACGTACATCATACTACAGCATTACTGGTGGTTTATTGTTTCTCTGCTTGGAGCACTGCTTGTATTTCTTCTTTTTGTTCAGGGAGGACAAACGTTGATTTACACTCTTGGTAAAAACGAATCGGAACGTACAATGCTTGTAAATGCACTTGGACGTAAATGGGAATTTACTTTCACAACGCTTGTAACCTTTGGTGGTGCGTTTTTTGCATCGTTCCCGCTATTTTATTCCACAAGTTTTGGTGGTGCCTACTGGGTATGGATTGCAATACTTTTCTGCTTTATAATTCAGGCTATATCCTATGAATATCGTACAAAACCTAACAACTTTTTAGGACAACGCACTTTTGAGGTATTCCTTTTTATCAATGGACTGTTAGGAACAATTCTACTGGGAACAGCGGTGGCAACATTCTTTACGGGTTCTTTATTCTCAGTTACAAAGATGAATTTAACAAATATTGGAAACCCCGTAATCTCATCATGGCAAACCCCATGGCATGGGTTAGAGGCTGCGCTTAATCTTCATAACCTATCGCTTGGATTAGCAGTTTTTTTTCTTGCTAGGGTTTTAGCAATTCTGTATTTTATGAATAGCGTTAGTAGCGAGAGCATCTTTTCAAGAGCAAAAAAGCAATTACTAATCAACACAATTCCATTCTTAGTATTCTTTTTAACCTTTGTTATTTGGTTAATTCTTCGCAATGGATTTGCGGTGGATCCAACAAACGGGAATGTTTCTATGGAATCATTCAAATATCTTCACAATTTATTGGCAATGCCAATAGTTTTAGCGGTTTTCCTAACTGGGGTTCTGCTTGTACTTTGGGGAATTTTCAAATCATTAGTAGCCAATTACACCAAAGGAATTTGGTTCTCGGGCATTGGAACTGTTCTTACTGTTTTAGGGATATTTCTTGTTGCAGGTTATAATAATACAGCGTACTACCCATCAACATTCAATTTGCAGAATTCGCTTACTATTTACAACAGCTCCTCAAGTAAGTTTACCCTAACGGTAATGAGTTTTGTTTCGTTGCTTGTTCCGTTTGTATTGGCCTATATATGGCATACATGGAGGTTAATCAATGGTAAAAAGATTGATGCTGATGAGATGAAAAACGAAGGACATGTTTATTAA
- a CDS encoding cytochrome ubiquinol oxidase subunit I encodes MIESLELSLVNWSKAQFALTAMYHWIFVPLTLGLAFIIAFMETLYVKTGDEEWKKITKYWMTLFGINFAIGIATGIILEFEFGTNWSNYSWFVGDIFGAPLAIEGIMAFFMETTFIAVMFFGWNKVSKRFHLISTWLVAIGANLSALWILVANAWMQYPAGMHFNPDTVRNEMVNFWEVLLSPVAVNKFLHTITSSFLLASVFVIGISAWYMLKGRHILLAKRSIIIASVFGLISSVFVGFTGDGSAIEVAHKQPMKLAAMEGLYKGSEGVGLIVIGAPTPGKVYNDNKDPYIFKIQIPKMLSILGYHDKDAFVPGITDIIEGGYTYKNKNGKEVVAPSAAQKIEKGKLAIQALADYTTSSAEGNKEMMAYHKNILNENFEYFGYGYLKDPSSTIPNVPLVFYSFRMMVGLGLLFIVFFGLILFLILEKNLEQKRWLLKTSIFMIPLAYLASQAGWIVAEVGRQPWVIQDILPTSAAVSNIGVGAVQVTFFLFFIIFTILLIAELKIMFKQIKLGPKEGGN; translated from the coding sequence ATGATTGAAAGTTTGGAACTTTCGCTAGTCAACTGGTCAAAAGCCCAGTTTGCGCTTACAGCCATGTATCATTGGATATTCGTTCCACTAACCCTTGGGTTGGCATTTATAATTGCCTTTATGGAGACCCTCTACGTCAAAACAGGGGACGAGGAGTGGAAAAAGATTACAAAATACTGGATGACACTCTTTGGGATAAACTTTGCCATTGGGATTGCAACGGGTATAATCCTTGAGTTTGAGTTTGGAACCAACTGGAGCAACTACTCGTGGTTTGTTGGCGATATTTTTGGAGCACCTCTGGCCATTGAAGGTATCATGGCATTTTTCATGGAAACTACTTTTATAGCAGTAATGTTTTTTGGTTGGAATAAGGTCAGTAAGAGGTTTCACCTTATCTCAACATGGCTTGTTGCTATAGGCGCAAACCTATCGGCTTTATGGATTTTAGTTGCCAATGCATGGATGCAATACCCTGCTGGTATGCATTTCAATCCCGACACGGTGAGAAATGAGATGGTTAATTTCTGGGAGGTTTTATTATCTCCTGTGGCAGTGAATAAATTTCTACACACTATTACATCTAGCTTTTTACTTGCATCGGTTTTTGTAATTGGAATAAGCGCATGGTATATGTTAAAAGGGCGACACATCCTTTTAGCAAAGCGAAGTATTATAATTGCATCGGTTTTTGGACTTATTTCATCAGTATTTGTAGGATTTACTGGCGATGGTTCAGCAATAGAGGTTGCCCACAAGCAACCCATGAAACTTGCAGCCATGGAAGGGCTTTACAAAGGAAGTGAAGGGGTAGGGCTAATTGTAATTGGTGCTCCCACACCTGGTAAGGTTTATAACGACAATAAAGATCCGTATATTTTTAAAATCCAAATTCCTAAGATGCTTTCAATTCTCGGATATCATGATAAGGATGCCTTTGTCCCAGGTATTACAGATATAATTGAGGGTGGATACACTTACAAGAATAAAAATGGCAAAGAGGTTGTTGCTCCTTCCGCTGCTCAGAAAATTGAAAAAGGAAAGTTAGCCATTCAGGCTCTTGCCGATTATACAACCTCATCAGCAGAAGGAAACAAGGAGATGATGGCTTACCACAAGAATATCCTTAACGAAAATTTTGAATATTTTGGATACGGCTATCTTAAAGACCCATCTAGTACCATTCCCAATGTCCCTCTGGTTTTTTACAGCTTTAGGATGATGGTTGGGCTAGGATTACTATTTATTGTCTTTTTTGGTCTGATTTTATTCTTGATTCTCGAAAAGAATCTTGAACAAAAACGATGGCTACTAAAAACTTCAATCTTTATGATACCCCTAGCCTACCTTGCCAGTCAAGCAGGCTGGATTGTTGCTGAGGTTGGTCGTCAACCCTGGGTTATACAGGATATTCTGCCCACTTCTGCCGCCGTATCGAATATTGGAGTTGGAGCGGTACAGGTTACATTCTTCCTTTTCTTTATAATCTTTACAATTCTACTTATAGCGGAGCTAAAAATTATGTTTAAACAAATTAAACTTGGACCAAAAGAGGGAGGAAACTAA
- a CDS encoding DUF4492 domain-containing protein, with translation MSNNPIKSIIRFYYDGFKSMTIGKTLWTIIIIKLFIMFFILKLFFFPDLLKKNFKNDEDRSRHVLEQLTNKK, from the coding sequence ATGTCGAACAATCCAATCAAATCCATAATTCGGTTTTATTATGATGGTTTTAAAAGCATGACCATTGGGAAGACCCTTTGGACAATCATAATCATCAAACTTTTCATAATGTTTTTTATCCTCAAACTCTTCTTTTTTCCTGATTTATTAAAGAAGAACTTTAAAAACGACGAAGATAGAAGTCGCCACGTACTTGAACAGCTAACGAATAAAAAATAG